A single genomic interval of Meleagris gallopavo isolate NT-WF06-2002-E0010 breed Aviagen turkey brand Nicholas breeding stock chromosome 6, Turkey_5.1, whole genome shotgun sequence harbors:
- the GAD2 gene encoding glutamate decarboxylase 2 translates to MIPSDLERRILEAKQKGFVPFLVSATAGTTVYGAFDPLIAIADICKKYKIWMHVDGAWGGGLLMSRKHKWKLNGVERANSVTWNPHKMMGVPLQCSALLVREEGLMQSCNQMHASYLFQQDKHYDLSYDTGDKALQCGRHVDVFKLWLMWRAKGTTGFEAQIDKCLELAEYLYNKIKNREGYQMVFDGKPQHTNVCFWYIPPSLRSVEDSEERMSRLMKVAPVIKARMMEYGTTMVSYQPLGDKVNFFRMVISNPAATHQDIDFLIDEIERLGQDL, encoded by the exons ATGATTCCATCAGACCTCGAAAGAAGAATTCTTGAGGCTAAACAAAAA GGATTTGTTCCTTTTCTAGTGAGTGCCACAGCTGGAACAACAGTGTATGGGGCATTTGACCCACTCATAGCTATTGCAGACATCTGcaagaaatacaaaatctgGATGCATGTGGAC GGAGCATGGGGTGGCGGGCTGCTGATGTCAAGGAAGCACAAATGGAAGCTAAATGGTGTTGAAAG GGCCAACTCGGTGACCTGGAACCCTCACAAGATGATGGGAGTCCCACTGCAGTGTTCAGCCCTGCTAGTGAGGGAAGAG GGACTGATGCAGAGCTGCAATCAGATGCATGCGTCCTACCTCTTTCAACAAGACAAACACTACGACCTGTCTTATGACACTGGTGACAAGGCTTTGCAATGTGGGCGGCACGTTGATGTCTTCAAGCTTTGGCTGATGTGGAGGGCAAAG GGAACCACAGGATTTGAAGCACAAATTGATAAGTGCTTGGAACTTGCAGAATACCtatacaacaaaataaagaacagagaagGGTATCAAATGGTGTTTGATGGAAAG CCTCAGCACACAAACGTCTGCTTCTGGTACATACCTCCCAGCTTGCGCAGCGTGGAAGACAGCGAAGAAAGGATGAGCCGCCTCATGAAG GTGGCACCTGTGATAAAAGCAAGGATGATGGAATATGGGACGACCATGGTGAGCTATCAGCCTCTGGGAGACAAAGTGAACTTCTTCCGGATGGTCATCTCAAACCCAGCAGCAACTCATCAGGACATTGATTTCCTGATTGATGAAATAGAGCGCCTGGGACAAGATTTATAA